Proteins co-encoded in one Candidatus Acidiferrales bacterium genomic window:
- a CDS encoding DUF1844 domain-containing protein translates to MADKKQEDTFRVVDRRLFTSEGDLRPEVVEEQRREEARTPKLQPSAKAEKSQAAAVAAAPAAPEKSAEEQKSAIHPDKNFQLLVDLLARNAAALMGGIPDPATGQAYLDLEGAREMIDMLDTLREKTKGNLAPEENGLLAEVLGSLKLSYMEISKAAAKAMREGGKAPR, encoded by the coding sequence TTGGCTGACAAGAAGCAAGAGGACACATTCCGCGTCGTAGACCGGCGCCTCTTCACGTCGGAAGGTGATCTGCGGCCCGAGGTCGTCGAAGAGCAGCGCCGCGAGGAAGCGAGAACGCCAAAGCTGCAGCCCTCCGCGAAGGCAGAGAAAAGTCAGGCGGCCGCAGTTGCCGCTGCCCCGGCGGCTCCTGAAAAATCAGCTGAGGAGCAGAAGTCCGCCATCCATCCGGATAAGAATTTTCAGTTGCTCGTCGACCTCCTGGCACGCAATGCTGCGGCACTGATGGGAGGCATTCCGGATCCTGCCACAGGACAGGCTTATCTGGACCTAGAGGGCGCGCGCGAAATGATCGACATGCTCGACACGCTGCGGGAGAAGACCAAGGGTAATCTCGCTCCGGAAGAAAACGGGCTGCTCGCCGAAGTGCTGGGAAGTCTGAAACTCTCTTACATGGAAATCTCAAAAGCAGCGGCGAAAGCGATGCGCGAAGGTGGTAAAGCTCCACGCTAG
- a CDS encoding bifunctional riboflavin kinase/FAD synthetase, whose protein sequence is MALEILHSPQEWTARFGCDMRAAVTIGNFDGVHLGHQKILRSVVERARRTNSVAAALTFDPHPFHVVRPDAAPQMIETLEQRLARIEALGLDAVLVLHFDSALASSNPEEFVHRILGDCLHVCAVLVGENFRFGHRQAGDVNLLRKLGAAMNFDVGCIAPVVVRGTVVSSTAVRAAVTAGRMTWGARLLGRPFLLAGEIKPGTGTGRHFVFPTLNLSTTQELLPARGVYATEAIVDGELYRAATNVGMRPTFDGTQLSIESHLFDFSKQVTSGSLEIRFWRRLRDEKKFSGTEALREQIQRDIIRARSFFLRLDGLKLPPIPTRKTPR, encoded by the coding sequence ATGGCTCTCGAAATTCTGCATTCGCCGCAGGAATGGACGGCGCGCTTCGGCTGCGACATGCGCGCTGCGGTCACGATCGGCAATTTTGACGGCGTCCATCTCGGACACCAAAAAATCCTTCGATCGGTGGTCGAACGTGCACGCAGAACAAATTCGGTAGCTGCGGCGCTTACGTTCGATCCGCATCCTTTTCACGTCGTACGTCCGGATGCGGCGCCGCAAATGATCGAAACTCTTGAACAACGACTGGCGCGCATTGAGGCCCTCGGATTGGATGCGGTGCTGGTGTTGCATTTTGACAGTGCGCTCGCGTCTTCGAATCCCGAGGAATTTGTGCACCGAATCCTCGGTGATTGCCTTCACGTCTGCGCCGTCCTTGTCGGCGAAAATTTCCGCTTTGGCCATCGACAGGCAGGCGACGTGAATTTGCTCCGAAAACTCGGGGCGGCAATGAACTTTGACGTCGGCTGCATTGCACCGGTGGTTGTCCGGGGAACGGTCGTTTCGAGCACAGCTGTGCGTGCGGCGGTGACTGCCGGCAGGATGACTTGGGGTGCGCGACTGCTGGGCCGCCCATTTCTTCTGGCTGGCGAAATCAAGCCGGGAACAGGCACCGGCCGGCATTTCGTTTTTCCGACATTGAATCTTTCCACCACGCAAGAGCTGCTTCCCGCGCGCGGTGTTTACGCAACAGAAGCAATCGTCGATGGGGAACTTTATCGCGCAGCGACGAATGTGGGTATGCGCCCAACGTTTGACGGGACACAACTGAGCATCGAAAGCCATCTCTTCGACTTTTCCAAGCAGGTCACTTCGGGCTCGCTCGAAATTCGCTTCTGGCGGCGGCTGCGCGACGAAAAGAAATTCTCTGGGACCGAAGCACTGCGAGAGCAGATACAGCGCGACATCATTCGCGCGCGTTCGTTTTTCTTGCGCCTCGACGGCTTAAAGCTCCCGCCAATTCCAACTCGAAAGACCCCTCGCTAG
- the mazG gene encoding nucleoside triphosphate pyrophosphohydrolase: protein MPANLRKSKKPNKRIGSKGLRRARSKVSVGESFEALAALQHRLRAPGGCPWDREQTHHSLKPFLIEEAYEALDAMEIGESKKFAEELGDLLLQVVFHAELAKEQGQFDIADVIRAVHEKMVRRHPHVFGTTKARTSAQVLKNWEQIKAEERAARPSSGKVAAESVSALSALPRNLPALLEGYQMTRRAANIGFDWTNMEGVIEKLNEEILELREELAKKNREPHNEKFQAEAQEKVEEEMGDLLFAAVNVARFAGIDPEVALKRANRKFMRRFQWMEQKAEKKNGRLADVPRADMEELWNQSKVHA, encoded by the coding sequence GTGCCAGCAAACCTACGAAAAAGCAAGAAACCAAACAAACGAATTGGCAGCAAAGGGCTGCGCCGAGCTCGCTCGAAGGTCAGTGTCGGAGAGTCCTTCGAAGCCCTGGCCGCCCTCCAGCATCGGCTACGTGCTCCCGGCGGTTGTCCATGGGATCGCGAGCAGACGCACCACAGCCTGAAGCCGTTTCTCATCGAGGAAGCGTACGAAGCTCTTGATGCCATGGAGATAGGGGAGTCGAAGAAGTTTGCAGAAGAACTTGGCGACTTGCTCTTGCAAGTCGTGTTTCATGCCGAGTTGGCGAAGGAGCAGGGACAGTTTGACATTGCGGACGTCATTCGCGCGGTGCACGAAAAGATGGTTCGACGGCATCCGCATGTCTTCGGCACCACGAAGGCAAGGACTTCCGCGCAAGTACTGAAGAATTGGGAACAGATCAAGGCGGAGGAGCGTGCGGCAAGGCCATCCAGTGGGAAAGTTGCTGCGGAATCTGTTTCGGCGCTATCGGCTCTGCCGCGGAATCTTCCAGCATTACTTGAAGGTTACCAGATGACACGTCGTGCAGCGAATATTGGATTCGATTGGACGAATATGGAAGGAGTTATTGAGAAACTGAACGAGGAGATTTTAGAACTGCGGGAGGAGCTAGCGAAGAAAAACAGAGAACCGCACAATGAGAAATTTCAAGCAGAAGCTCAAGAAAAAGTTGAAGAAGAAATGGGCGATTTGCTTTTCGCGGCGGTTAATGTAGCCAGATTTGCAGGCATCGATCCGGAGGTCGCACTGAAGCGTGCGAATCGGAAATTTATGCGGCGGTTTCAGTGGATGGAGCAGAAAGCAGAGAAGAAAAATGGTCGGCTCGCCGACGTTCCACGGGCTGACATGGAAGAGTTATGGAATCAGTCGAAGGTTCACGCGTAG
- a CDS encoding MBL fold metallo-hydrolase, with product MKVTVLGSGTSMGVPTLACRCSVCRSADPRDQRTRPSVLLSYNGRNVVIDTTPDFRLQALRSEIDHLDAILYTHAHADHILGLDDIRPFNQKQRSAIPVYASDETIAILRRTFAYIFEPQTAESSVPQIEIHAIKEPFNLFGAHITPVPVRHGPLTVLGFRIGTIAYLTDFSSIPETSGPMLGGLDHLILDALRYTPHPMHSTVDQSLAIVRELAPRHAWFTHICHDLGHEATNAKLPQNVQLSYDGLSFEVDL from the coding sequence TTGAAAGTAACAGTCCTGGGCTCGGGCACTTCGATGGGCGTGCCAACCCTCGCGTGCAGATGCAGCGTGTGCCGTTCCGCCGACCCACGGGATCAACGCACCCGGCCCTCTGTGCTGCTTTCCTACAATGGCCGAAACGTGGTCATCGATACGACTCCGGACTTTCGTCTGCAAGCACTGCGCTCAGAAATCGATCATCTCGATGCCATCCTTTACACTCACGCCCACGCCGACCATATTCTCGGCCTCGACGACATCCGTCCATTCAATCAGAAGCAGCGGTCGGCGATTCCTGTCTACGCTTCGGATGAAACCATTGCGATCCTTCGCAGAACTTTTGCTTATATCTTCGAACCGCAAACGGCGGAGAGTTCCGTGCCGCAGATTGAGATCCACGCCATCAAAGAACCATTCAATCTTTTCGGCGCTCATATCACGCCAGTGCCGGTTCGGCACGGACCATTAACCGTTCTTGGTTTCCGCATCGGCACAATTGCCTATCTGACTGATTTCAGCTCCATCCCGGAAACTTCCGGGCCAATGCTGGGGGGCCTCGACCATTTGATTCTCGACGCCCTGCGCTACACGCCACATCCTATGCATTCCACTGTCGATCAGTCGCTGGCCATTGTCCGCGAGCTCGCGCCGCGGCATGCCTGGTTCACGCACATCTGCCATGATCTGGGCCACGAAGCCACGAATGCGAAGCTTCCGCAGAATGTCCAGCTTTCCTACGATGGCCTTTCCTTCGAGGTCGATCTCTGA
- a CDS encoding Fur family transcriptional regulator produces MVPTAAHRVSTGERINVHEKPGQLQKQLAARSIRLTRQRRVVLQVMDTAPRHLDAGEILVRAQKIDSRITRVTVYRTLDLLKHHGLIDELDLLHLRGHRHYYESHGPRDHIHVACLRCGKVREFESELYEQLKQQIEQDCDMRITVARTEVGGYCSTCQSKA; encoded by the coding sequence ATGGTTCCGACGGCGGCACACCGCGTTTCCACCGGTGAACGCATCAACGTTCACGAAAAGCCCGGACAATTGCAAAAGCAGCTTGCTGCTCGCTCGATTCGCCTGACGCGGCAGCGGCGCGTGGTTTTGCAAGTTATGGACACCGCGCCACGGCACCTCGATGCGGGGGAAATCCTCGTGCGTGCGCAGAAAATCGACTCGCGGATTACACGTGTCACGGTTTATCGCACGCTTGACCTGCTCAAGCACCACGGCCTGATCGACGAACTCGATTTGCTCCATCTCCGCGGCCACCGCCACTATTACGAAAGTCATGGGCCGCGCGACCACATCCATGTGGCCTGTCTGCGGTGCGGAAAAGTGCGCGAATTTGAAAGCGAATTGTACGAGCAGCTCAAGCAGCAAATCGAGCAGGACTGCGATATGCGCATCACTGTCGCGCGCACCGAAGTCGGCGGCTACTGCTCGACTTGCCAATCGAAAGCATGA
- a CDS encoding phosphatidate cytidylyltransferase: MLKRIATAAILIPIVVLVVYWGPSWLVAALAAVVGLLAMFEFFKLTSQMGLRAFRLWTMICAVGLFFVQWTSGAAEVHTLGANTLLIQGLPSDYASIEAVFLTFLFGTACIAVLGKIALADLLPGICASAAAFLFVALPFSYVARMDGARSGPVLVLFALVVVWAGDTVAYFVGKSIGRLKMAPALSPKKTWEGAAGNVLGSLIVGYCFARWQNGDWVAWLATAALANIAGQVGDLVESAYKRGAGVKDSGAMLPGHGGMLDRIDSLIFAAPVVWLAAGWLLQNRP; encoded by the coding sequence GTGCTGAAGCGCATCGCAACTGCGGCGATCCTGATTCCCATTGTTGTTTTGGTGGTGTATTGGGGACCGTCCTGGCTGGTTGCCGCGCTGGCCGCGGTTGTAGGGTTGCTGGCGATGTTTGAATTCTTCAAGCTCACTTCCCAGATGGGCCTGCGAGCGTTTCGCCTGTGGACGATGATTTGCGCTGTAGGATTGTTTTTTGTTCAGTGGACATCGGGCGCAGCAGAGGTCCACACGCTTGGCGCGAATACCCTCCTGATTCAAGGCTTGCCAAGCGATTACGCTTCAATCGAAGCTGTTTTCCTAACGTTTCTGTTTGGGACGGCCTGCATTGCAGTGCTGGGTAAAATCGCCCTGGCGGATTTGCTTCCCGGCATTTGTGCCAGCGCAGCCGCATTCTTGTTCGTGGCATTGCCTTTCAGCTACGTGGCGAGAATGGATGGAGCGCGGAGCGGCCCTGTCCTTGTTCTTTTTGCGCTTGTCGTTGTGTGGGCTGGTGATACGGTCGCTTACTTCGTGGGAAAATCGATTGGCCGCTTGAAAATGGCGCCGGCGCTTTCGCCGAAGAAAACTTGGGAAGGCGCCGCAGGCAACGTGCTTGGTTCGCTGATCGTCGGTTACTGTTTTGCGCGCTGGCAGAATGGCGATTGGGTCGCATGGCTTGCAACTGCCGCGCTGGCCAACATCGCCGGGCAGGTGGGCGATCTGGTAGAATCAGCATATAAGCGCGGCGCGGGAGTCAAGGACTCCGGCGCAATGCTTCCAGGGCACGGAGGAATGTTGGATCGCATCGACAGTTTGATTTTTGCTGCTCCGGTGGTATGGCTTGCTGCCGGATGGCTGCTGCAAAACCGCCCGTGA
- a CDS encoding VWA domain-containing protein: protein MTTKDASHRSRYFRPGVIVASLFALASSAQMLSPGEVRIRSGSYNPHEQILRAESHLVRIEVVVRDGRGHPILGLTKGDFAVFDSGRLREIAEFSVESNNRNEANASPTKTPNAPSVAPGEVSKAKRAATAERWIALFFDDFNTPTGDLGRAKIAAKRFIDEAEEEGDQIGVFTTSGGQILGFSNDASAILGAIANVQSHPHLSASGLKACPRITPYEAYQIVDDDLVTLKAKVVEACGCAGQDICDPNDVSKMTPSKVTNPMSSFSRELINDVKTQAQTTWDQTRVTSQATLDAIRAAVDDLGRMQGKRLLLFASSGFFSGDLDTQQDQIIDEALHANVVINSLDSKGLYAEAPGRPLNEPSETLSDLTMLYEARTLGDRLESEDAAMADFAESTGGLLFRNNNDLNFGFRELGLVPACAYELGFSPDEDGKYHKIKVEVSKAGHGFVEVRPGYFAPTKESQEARAPTAEEKIDEEVRGSEEKSDFPLSLGEQTRIANNGVHELSLQTRVDIHAMPFARQQDRRVDMLTFVAALFDAQGKMVTGKEAQMELALKPETFERFSRSGIDGGMSLEAPPGTYRLRVVVEEAMHGEMSAVSRDVQLQ from the coding sequence ATGACGACGAAGGATGCTTCGCACAGAAGCCGATATTTTCGCCCAGGCGTCATAGTTGCGAGCCTTTTTGCGCTAGCGTCATCGGCGCAGATGCTGTCGCCGGGGGAGGTGCGGATCAGGAGCGGGTCGTATAATCCTCATGAACAGATTCTGCGAGCCGAAAGTCACCTGGTTCGCATTGAGGTGGTGGTGCGAGATGGCCGCGGTCATCCGATTCTTGGGCTTACCAAAGGCGACTTCGCTGTTTTCGATTCCGGTCGCCTTCGTGAGATCGCTGAGTTTTCCGTCGAGTCAAATAATCGAAATGAAGCTAATGCCTCCCCAACGAAAACCCCGAACGCGCCGTCCGTGGCTCCAGGCGAGGTGAGTAAGGCGAAACGAGCTGCTACTGCCGAGCGTTGGATTGCATTGTTTTTCGACGATTTTAATACTCCGACTGGCGACTTGGGGCGAGCGAAGATCGCAGCAAAGCGCTTTATTGATGAGGCGGAGGAAGAAGGCGATCAGATCGGGGTCTTCACGACATCGGGAGGGCAGATCCTGGGGTTCAGCAACGATGCTTCTGCAATTCTCGGAGCAATCGCAAATGTGCAATCTCATCCGCACTTGAGTGCCTCGGGATTGAAGGCGTGCCCTAGGATCACGCCCTACGAGGCGTATCAAATCGTTGATGATGATTTGGTTACCCTTAAAGCGAAGGTCGTGGAAGCGTGTGGATGCGCAGGGCAGGACATTTGTGACCCTAATGATGTAAGTAAAATGACACCGAGCAAGGTCACTAATCCAATGTCATCATTTTCCCGGGAACTAATTAACGACGTGAAAACGCAGGCGCAAACAACTTGGGATCAGACGCGCGTTACGTCACAGGCTACACTAGACGCCATCCGGGCCGCCGTCGATGATTTAGGGCGAATGCAAGGGAAACGCTTGCTTCTGTTTGCATCATCCGGATTTTTCTCCGGTGATTTGGACACTCAACAGGACCAGATCATCGACGAGGCGCTGCATGCTAACGTAGTCATCAACTCGCTTGATTCCAAGGGCCTCTACGCCGAGGCGCCGGGAAGGCCGCTGAATGAGCCTTCTGAGACGCTTTCCGACTTGACCATGTTATACGAGGCGCGAACGCTTGGCGACAGACTCGAAAGCGAAGACGCAGCCATGGCCGATTTCGCCGAGAGCACAGGCGGGCTTTTATTCCGCAACAATAACGATCTCAATTTCGGATTCCGCGAACTGGGCCTCGTGCCTGCTTGTGCTTATGAACTTGGATTTTCCCCCGATGAAGATGGGAAGTATCACAAGATCAAAGTGGAAGTAAGCAAGGCGGGGCACGGATTTGTGGAGGTACGGCCGGGGTATTTTGCGCCGACGAAAGAGTCGCAGGAGGCGCGCGCGCCGACTGCCGAGGAGAAGATTGATGAGGAAGTGCGCGGTTCCGAAGAGAAGAGCGATTTTCCGCTGAGCCTTGGCGAACAGACTCGAATTGCGAACAACGGTGTGCATGAATTGAGCCTGCAGACGCGCGTGGACATCCACGCGATGCCGTTTGCGAGACAGCAAGACCGGCGCGTGGACATGCTGACGTTCGTCGCAGCTTTATTCGATGCGCAAGGAAAGATGGTCACGGGCAAAGAAGCGCAGATGGAGCTTGCGCTGAAGCCGGAGACTTTCGAGCGCTTCTCGAGGAGCGGGATTGATGGCGGGATGTCATTGGAGGCGCCGCCGGGAACGTATCGCTTGCGCGTGGTGGTCGAGGAAGCGATGCACGGCGAGATGAGCGCCGTGAGCCGGGATGTTCAACTGCAATAG
- a CDS encoding isoprenyl transferase — protein sequence MKPTELLKSTRAEEIALLDQLDLRRLPRHVAIIMDGNGRWAERRHLPRIAGHRAGVKVAREIIETCARLKVPALTLYAFSLENWRRPRAEIDFLMRLLREYLKKELPSIHKNNIQLLIIGRSAQLPEAVRHDIEKAMRLTAQNTGMKLIVALNYGGRAELVDAFNAILDHVRLNGLSAFHADEETISNKLYTAGLPDPDLLIRTSGEMRVSNFLLWQIAYAELYITEALWPDFSREKLLEAFVNFQQRERRYGGLATADGHRNGRYGGGR from the coding sequence GTGAAACCGACCGAACTACTGAAATCCACCCGCGCCGAGGAAATCGCGCTCCTTGACCAATTGGATCTGAGGCGCCTCCCCAGGCACGTGGCCATTATCATGGACGGCAACGGGCGCTGGGCAGAGCGGCGCCATCTGCCGCGCATCGCGGGACATCGCGCTGGCGTGAAAGTGGCGCGCGAGATCATCGAGACGTGCGCCCGCCTCAAGGTGCCCGCTTTGACGCTCTACGCGTTCTCGCTCGAGAACTGGCGTCGCCCGAGGGCCGAGATCGATTTTTTGATGCGGCTCCTGCGCGAATACCTGAAAAAAGAGCTTCCTTCGATTCATAAGAACAATATTCAACTGCTGATCATCGGCCGCTCGGCGCAATTGCCCGAGGCGGTTCGGCACGACATTGAAAAGGCAATGCGGCTGACGGCCCAAAACACCGGTATGAAGCTTATCGTCGCGCTCAACTATGGCGGGCGCGCAGAGCTCGTGGATGCGTTCAATGCCATTCTCGATCATGTTCGGCTGAACGGTCTTTCGGCGTTTCATGCGGATGAGGAGACGATTTCGAACAAGCTCTATACGGCCGGGCTGCCCGATCCCGATTTGCTGATTCGCACGAGCGGCGAAATGCGCGTGAGCAATTTCCTATTGTGGCAGATCGCGTATGCCGAGCTTTATATTACGGAAGCTCTGTGGCCCGATTTTTCACGCGAAAAACTGCTCGAAGCCTTCGTCAACTTCCAGCAACGCGAGCGCCGCTACGGCGGCTTGGCAACCGCGGACGGGCATCGCAACGGAAGGTATGGCGGAGGAAGATGA
- the rseP gene encoding RIP metalloprotease RseP encodes MTHSWVGVVAAIVGLGIMILVHEWGHYIVARWCGVRVEVFSIGFGTRIFGWKRGDTDFRLAAFPFGGYVKMAGENPAEDRAGAPDELLSKSRWQRFLIVVAGPVMNIVLAIVMMWGLYIVGVPTPRFVHQAAQVAGVVPNSPAAKAGIHPGDKIVEVNNAKVSTWEQVISNSGILPGAKISLEVERASKLIPIDVDVPKNVFDPYEVTGYPHVSVVLVDSVAPGFPAAQAGLEAGDRIVSVNEQSDPNPTAIAALIRDSGGKPVAIEVRRDGKEISKVIQPKYEDPGGGGGKRWVIGAVFAPGDTVRSSLSVSEAAAQSWSENVGNVKEVVTVFAGLFSGRFSLKQMAGPVGIVSMSTQAAKMGMAEFIAFMALLSVNLGIVNLLPIPILDGGRILVMAIEGSIRRDLSVRVQERLLTAGLVFILAVFGFVMYYDIARLFPNH; translated from the coding sequence ATGACACATAGTTGGGTTGGCGTGGTGGCGGCGATCGTTGGCTTAGGGATCATGATCCTTGTGCACGAATGGGGTCATTATATCGTGGCGCGTTGGTGCGGCGTCCGCGTCGAAGTGTTTTCCATCGGATTTGGGACGCGGATTTTCGGATGGAAACGCGGGGACACGGACTTCCGTCTCGCGGCTTTTCCCTTCGGCGGGTACGTCAAGATGGCAGGCGAAAACCCTGCCGAAGATCGCGCCGGAGCGCCGGATGAGCTTCTCTCCAAATCGCGCTGGCAGCGGTTTCTGATTGTTGTCGCCGGGCCGGTGATGAATATTGTGCTGGCCATAGTGATGATGTGGGGCCTGTATATCGTCGGTGTTCCCACGCCGAGGTTCGTGCACCAGGCCGCACAGGTCGCGGGAGTTGTGCCGAATTCGCCCGCCGCAAAGGCGGGAATTCATCCCGGCGACAAAATCGTCGAAGTCAACAATGCGAAGGTATCAACCTGGGAGCAAGTGATTTCCAACTCGGGCATTCTGCCTGGGGCGAAAATCTCTCTCGAAGTGGAACGCGCGAGCAAACTCATCCCCATAGACGTAGACGTCCCGAAGAATGTCTTTGACCCCTATGAAGTGACGGGATATCCACACGTGAGTGTTGTCTTGGTGGATTCTGTCGCGCCCGGGTTCCCCGCGGCGCAGGCCGGTTTGGAGGCTGGAGATCGGATCGTGAGCGTCAATGAGCAATCGGACCCCAATCCGACGGCTATTGCGGCGCTCATTCGCGATTCCGGTGGCAAGCCCGTCGCCATTGAGGTTCGACGTGACGGCAAGGAAATCTCCAAGGTCATCCAGCCGAAGTACGAAGACCCCGGAGGTGGCGGTGGAAAGCGCTGGGTGATTGGCGCTGTGTTTGCTCCGGGCGATACAGTACGAAGTTCGTTGTCTGTCTCCGAAGCAGCAGCGCAATCTTGGTCCGAAAATGTCGGAAATGTGAAAGAGGTCGTTACAGTTTTTGCCGGGCTCTTCTCGGGGCGATTCTCACTCAAACAAATGGCAGGTCCAGTCGGAATCGTGAGCATGTCCACGCAAGCCGCTAAGATGGGAATGGCGGAGTTCATTGCCTTCATGGCTTTGCTGAGCGTCAATCTCGGGATCGTGAATTTGCTCCCGATTCCCATCCTTGACGGCGGGCGCATCCTGGTAATGGCTATCGAGGGTTCGATTCGAAGAGATCTGAGCGTAAGAGTGCAAGAGCGTTTGTTGACCGCAGGACTTGTTTTCATTCTTGCTGTGTTCGGGTTTGTGATGTATTACGACATCGCCAGACTTTTCCCAAATCACTAA
- the dxr gene encoding 1-deoxy-D-xylulose-5-phosphate reductoisomerase yields the protein MKRISILGSTGSIGCQCLKVVDSLPGKFEVIGIAAGNNVELAAEQTIKYRPKVVSVSTCEGAKQLRERLTGAKIEPIPEMLCGAEGLERVATHPEADTVLSAAVGVVGLPATYKAVQLGKNLALANKEVLVAAGELVMAEAERQRKAVLPVDSEHNAIHQCLRAGERREVKRLVLTASGGPFRKTPVSELKNVTPEQALAHPNWKMGKRITTDSATLMNKGFEVIEARWLFGMQPAQIDVVIHPQSTIHSMVEFVDGSILAQLGPTDMRMPIQYALTYPERVASNGFALDWSSLKSLDFEPVPAGKFPCLTLAMRAMQQGGALPCALNAADEESVAAFLDGRLGFTGIAEVIEQVLDRMPGTTLTKMEDVLDADREARRMAREEIAKRKN from the coding sequence GTGAAACGCATCTCCATTCTCGGATCGACTGGCTCCATTGGATGCCAATGCCTGAAGGTGGTGGACTCTCTTCCCGGAAAATTTGAAGTTATCGGAATAGCGGCTGGGAATAACGTCGAGCTCGCGGCCGAACAGACGATCAAGTATCGGCCAAAGGTTGTTTCGGTGAGCACCTGCGAAGGCGCAAAGCAGCTTCGGGAGCGTCTCACCGGTGCAAAGATCGAGCCGATTCCGGAAATGCTATGTGGTGCCGAAGGCCTGGAGCGCGTTGCAACGCATCCAGAGGCCGACACGGTTCTTTCGGCAGCCGTAGGCGTCGTGGGCTTACCAGCGACCTACAAGGCGGTTCAGTTAGGCAAGAATTTGGCGCTCGCCAATAAAGAAGTGCTCGTTGCCGCAGGGGAATTGGTGATGGCCGAAGCCGAACGGCAGAGGAAAGCAGTTCTGCCGGTGGATAGTGAACACAATGCCATTCATCAATGCCTGCGTGCGGGCGAAAGACGCGAGGTGAAGCGGCTTGTGCTGACCGCGTCAGGCGGCCCATTTCGCAAAACGCCGGTTTCCGAGCTAAAGAATGTAACTCCTGAGCAGGCTCTGGCGCATCCTAACTGGAAGATGGGCAAGAGAATCACAACGGATTCGGCGACGCTGATGAACAAAGGCTTCGAGGTGATCGAGGCGCGCTGGCTTTTCGGCATGCAGCCAGCGCAGATTGATGTTGTCATTCATCCGCAGTCTACGATTCATTCGATGGTAGAATTTGTGGACGGTTCAATTCTGGCACAGCTTGGTCCGACCGACATGCGCATGCCCATCCAATATGCGCTAACCTATCCAGAGCGCGTGGCATCCAACGGATTTGCCCTCGATTGGAGCAGCCTGAAGTCGCTCGATTTCGAGCCTGTTCCGGCAGGGAAGTTTCCGTGTTTAACGTTGGCAATGCGTGCGATGCAGCAGGGCGGGGCATTGCCGTGTGCTTTAAATGCTGCAGATGAAGAAAGCGTCGCGGCATTTCTCGACGGGCGGCTCGGATTTACAGGGATCGCGGAAGTGATCGAGCAGGTGCTTGACCGGATGCCGGGCACGACGTTAACGAAAATGGAAGATGTCCTCGATGCGGATCGCGAGGCTCGTCGCATGGCGCGGGAAGAAATCGCGAAGAGGAAGAATTAG